In Carassius auratus strain Wakin chromosome 39, ASM336829v1, whole genome shotgun sequence, a genomic segment contains:
- the dgkq gene encoding diacylglycerol kinase theta, protein MADSDRVKHDSSSSSPGPRRKRTQQSPGSKARYSVNAPGHRFRRVTLTKPTFCHHCSDFIWGIVGFVCELCNFMSHEKCLKHVRTVCSCMAPTQVRVPVAHCFGPASQKKRFCCVCRKHLEGSSALRCEVCELHVHSDCSPFSVSDCRVCHQDGGQDVDMFQHHWREGNMSSGARCEVCRRTCGSSDTLAGMRCEWCGVTAHASCYIIISPECGMGRLRNMILHPSCVRICSRNFSKMHCYRISENSQHGEMDNLDDVDTQSPVTSKETQSTGSPDTGKQTMKVFDGDDAAKRNQFRLVSIPRIIKNEEVVEAALRAFYIPDEPQDYELQSYSQQGLFTDDIINRNGSPDNKSVFKDTVSDSWLLRSKPREVEVVKIYPGSLKVGVISVTAGKSNTVDSILKEVLSQIGKQNENPADFNLVEVFMSSKQVQRQVLSGQEILLDKLQEIRKTSLRQMNQTRFYIEESRNRVAQVDLLLGGFPTQLDREEYTHLLSEHLAVKSHLVTITHVYSGQGAVVLQISCFSEAERIYMLAKDTSISGKQLYSLVIPEIMQSKLAKGSCPLLVFVNPKSGGLKGREILYSFRKLLNPHQVFELTSGGPLPGLHTFRDVPHFRILVCGGDGTVGWVLGVLESIRHKITCREPAISIIPMGTGNDLARVLRWGPGYSGEDPYNILLSVDEAEEVEMDRWTILLDAQELTEDGEVNGFLEPPKIVHMNNYFGLGIDAELSLDFHHAREEDPDKFNSRFHNKGVYVKVGLQKLSHTRNLHKDISLQVDRQDLELPSIEGLIFLNIPSWGSGADLWGSDSDSRFERPRIDDGMLEVVGVTGVVHMGQVQSGLRSGIRLAQGSYIRISVNKPIPVQVDGEPWIQSPGQIIISAAGPKVCMLRKSKAKQKKQSGSLKEGQSSSQ, encoded by the exons ATGGCAGACAGCGATCGGGTGAAGCACGACAGCTCGAGCTCGAGCCCCGGACCCAGGAGGAAAAGGACGCAGCAGTCGCCCGGTTCAAAGGCGCGGTACTCGGTTAACGCTCCCGGACACCGCTTTCGGAGAGTGACCCTGACCAAACCGACCTTCTGCCATCACTGCAGCGACTTCATATGGGGGATTGTCGGGTTTGTTTGTGAAT TGTGTAACTTCATGTCACACGAGAAGTGTTTGAAGCACGTCAGGACCGTGTGTTCCTGTATGGCTCCCACACAAGTTCGG GTTCCTGTAGCGCACTGCTTCGGTCCCGCCAGTCAGAAGAAGAGGTTCTGCTGTGTTTGCCGGAAGCATCTGGAAGGTAGTTCGGCTCTGCGCTGtgaag TGTGTGAGCTACACGTGCACAGCGACTGTAGCCCGTTCAGCGTTAGCGACTGTCGTGTCTGCCACCAAGATGGAGGGCAAGATGTT GACATGTTCCAGCACCACTGGCGGGAGGGGAACATGTCCTCAGGGGCCCGCTGTGAGGTGTGTCGTCGCACCTGCGGTTCTTCGGACACCCTGGCTGGCATGAGATGCGAGTGGTGCGGTGTTACG GCACATGCATCGTGTTACATAATCATCTCCCCAGAGTGTGGCATGGGACGGTTGCGGAACATGATTCTTCACCCCAGCTGTGTGCGGATCTGCTCGCGCAACTTCAGCAAAATGCACTGTTACAGAATCTCGGAAAATTCCCAACACGGCGAGATGG ATAACCTGGATGATGTCGATACTCAGAGTCCAGTAACTTCGAAGGAAACTCAGTCTACGGGATCACCTGACACGG GTAAACAGACGATGAAAGTGTTCGATGGCGACGATGCAGCGAAGCGGAATCAGTTTCGCTTGGTTTCAATCCCTCGAATAATCAAGAATGAGGAAGTAGtg GAAGCAGCGCTCAGAGCGTTCTACATCCCAGATGAACCGCAGGATTACGAGCTACAGAGTTACAGCCAACAGGGCCTGTTTACAGATGACATCATCAACCGTAACGGCTCGCCAGACAACAAGTCCGTTTTCAAGGATACAGTGTCTGATTCTTGGCTGCTCAGATCAAAACCCAGAGAAGTGGAAGTGGTGAAGATTTATCCCGGCTCGCTCAA GGTTGGAGTCATCTCCGTTACCGCTGGGAAAAGCAACACCGTAGACTCAATCTTAAAGGAAGTGCTCTCACAAATAGGAAAACAG AATGAAAACCCTGCCGACTTCAACCTTGTAGAAGTTTTCATGAGCAGCAAACAAG TGCAACGGCAAGTCCTCAGCGGTCAGGAGATTTTACTGGACAAACTGCAGGAGATACGGAAG ACATCGTTGCGACAGATGAATCAGACACGGTTTTACATCGAGGAAAGCAGGAATCGAGTGGCACAAGTCGATCTACTCTTGGGAGGCTTTCCAACACAGCTTGACAGAGAGGAATACACACACCTGCTCTCCGAACACCTCGCAGTCAAAA GTCATTTGGTCACCATCACCCACGTGTACTCTGGACAAG GTGCAGTGGTTCTGCAGATCAGCTGTTTCTCAGAGGCCGAGAGGATTTACATGCTGGCCAAAGACACAAGCATCAGCGGCAAACAGCTCTACTCACTTGTCATACCTGAGATCATG CAAAGCAAGCTAGCCAAAGGAAGTTGCCCCCTGCTAGTCTTTGTCAATCCTAAAAGTGGTGGGTTAAAGGGCAGAGAGATCTTATACAGTTTCCGGAAACTACTAAACCCTCACCAAGTGTTTGAGCTGACCAGCGGAGGACCACTTCCTGG GCTGCACACGTTCAGGGACGTCCCTCACTTTCGTATCTTGGTCTGTGGAGGAGACGGCACAGTGGGATGGGTGCTGGGGGTTCTGGAGTCCATCAGGCACAAAATCACCTGTCGAGAGCCGGCAATCAGCATTATACCAATGGGCACCG GGAACGATCTGGCTCGGGTGTTGCGATGGGGGCCGGGCTACAGCGGCGAGGACCCCTACAACATCCTGCTGTCTGTGGACGAGGCAGAGGAAGTGGAAATGGACCGCTGGACAATTCTTCTGGATGCACAGGAATTGACAGAGGATGGCGAAGTGAATGGCTTCCTAGAGCCACCCAAG ATTGTGCACATGAATAATTATTTTGGGCTGGGAATTGACGCTGAGCTGAGTCTGGACTTTCATCATGCACGTGAGGAGGACCCAGACAAGTTTAATAGCAG ATTTCACAATAAAGGTGTGTACGTAAAGGTGGGCCTGCAGAAGTTGAGTCACACACGAAACCTTCATAAAGACATCAGCCTGCAGGTGGACAGACAGGACTTGGAACTGCCCAGTATAGAGGGACTGATATTCCTCAACATTCCCAG CTGGGGTTCTGGTGCTGACCTGTGGGGCTCAGACAGTGACTCTCGGTTTGAGCGGCCCAGGATAGACGATGGGATGCTGGAGGTTGTGGGAGTTACTGGGGTTGTGCACATG ggtCAGGTTCAGAGTGGGCTGCGCTCTGGGATTCGTCTCGCTCAGGGCAGCTACATTCGTATCAGTGTGAACAAACCCATTCCAGTGCAGGTGGATGGAGAACCCTGGATACAATCACCTGGACAGATCATCATCTCCGCTGCGGGACCAAAG GTGTGCATGCTGAGAAAGTCCAAGGCCAAGCAGAAGAAACAATCAGGCAGTTTGAAGGAAGGCCAGTCCAGCTCCCAGTGA